One genomic region from Mycoplasmopsis meleagridis encodes:
- the smpB gene encoding SsrA-binding protein yields the protein MKIISDNRRGLHGYKILETYECGLVLEGWEVKSARNQNVNLAFSYCFFRKNELFIHNANFKSYMLQKNDENRERKLLMHKNELIRLETKLSKLQSSTIIPTKIYLNNKNLIKIEIALVIGLNKSDKREAIKKKDNEMYIKKSKLYY from the coding sequence ATGAAAATAATAAGCGATAATCGTCGTGGTTTGCATGGATATAAAATTTTAGAAACTTATGAATGTGGCCTTGTTTTGGAAGGTTGAGAAGTAAAGTCAGCAAGAAATCAAAATGTTAATTTAGCTTTTTCTTACTGTTTTTTTAGAAAAAACGAACTTTTTATTCACAATGCTAATTTTAAAAGTTACATGCTACAAAAAAATGACGAAAATCGAGAACGTAAATTATTGATGCACAAAAATGAACTTATTCGTTTAGAAACTAAATTAAGTAAACTTCAAAGCAGTACAATAATTCCTACTAAAATATATTTGAATAATAAAAATTTAATAAAAATAGAAATCGCTCTTGTTATAGGCTTAAATAAAAGTGATAAACGAGAAGCGATTAAGAAAAAAGATAACGAAATGTATATTAAAAAAAGCAAGTTATATTACTAA
- a CDS encoding thioredoxin family protein: MQVKEITGPEYYETYSKTNDLYVLVFHAVWCPPCKMFKITLDELTEKNNIPVYRVDVDGSDNTKIKNEFQVTSMPTWFIFKEGKMVQHGLGYLPYPAFIKEVEKHL; this comes from the coding sequence ATGCAAGTTAAAGAAATTACTGGACCAGAATATTATGAAACATATTCTAAAACTAATGATTTATATGTTTTAGTTTTTCATGCTGTATGATGTCCGCCATGTAAAATGTTTAAAATCACTCTTGATGAATTAACTGAAAAAAATAATATTCCTGTTTATCGTGTTGATGTAGATGGCAGTGATAATACTAAAATAAAAAATGAATTTCAAGTTACTTCTATGCCTACTTGATTCATATTTAAAGAAGGAAAAATGGTACAACATGGTTTAGGTTATTTACCATATCCTGCGTTCATTAAAGAAGTTGAAAAACATCTATAA
- the gyrB gene encoding DNA topoisomerase (ATP-hydrolyzing) subunit B — MSNNEYGASSIKVLKGLEAVRVRPGMYIGTTGIRGLHHLIWEIVDNSVDECMAGFANEINITVTKENYIIVEDNGRGIPVAIHPETGLSTVETVLTVLHAGGKFDSETYKVSGGLHGVGASVVNALSDDFEVWVKREGKIHYAHFNNGGQIAQSLSVIGTVDNNETGTKIKFHPDFTVMEHNEFDKDAIIDHAKQIAYLNKGLKITLIDERYDVKQSFCFEGGIIDYVKELNKGQKLIHSEVIYAEGEYSHGEDAPVQVEVALQYNERVTGNVVSYANNIITIEGGNHERGFYDALVRLINNYGIDAGLIKKEEDKINSEDAKEGIVAIISIKHTNPIFEGQTKGKLGNKDARIAVNKVLSDSLERFLNENPNEAKLIVLKALSAKKSRLAGQMARDAARKKSVFEGGSLPGKLADCTSKNAEISELYIVEGNSAGGSAKMGRDRLTQAILPLRGKVINAEKNQARKVFANEEIQSLITALGTGISEEFNINKLRYHKIIIMTDADVDGAHIRTLLLTFFYRYFRELIEYGFIYIAQPPLYKIQQNKNVSYAYNDKEKEEIINSLNPNIKINIQRYKGLGEMDPDQLWETTMNPETRLMLQVQIEDAAKADWIFTTLMGDEVAPRREFIEENAKYVKNIDF; from the coding sequence ATGAGCAATAATGAATATGGTGCTTCAAGTATCAAAGTTTTAAAGGGTCTTGAAGCTGTTAGAGTTAGACCAGGAATGTATATTGGAACAACTGGCATTAGAGGATTACACCATTTGATATGAGAAATAGTAGATAATTCAGTTGACGAATGCATGGCTGGTTTTGCAAATGAGATTAACATTACTGTTACTAAAGAAAATTACATAATTGTTGAAGATAATGGTAGAGGTATTCCTGTTGCAATTCATCCAGAAACAGGCCTTTCAACTGTAGAAACTGTTTTAACTGTCTTGCACGCTGGCGGAAAATTTGATTCTGAAACATACAAAGTTTCTGGTGGATTACACGGAGTAGGAGCTTCAGTTGTTAATGCCTTAAGTGACGATTTTGAAGTTTGAGTAAAAAGAGAAGGCAAAATTCACTATGCTCATTTCAATAACGGTGGTCAAATTGCTCAATCATTAAGTGTTATAGGTACAGTAGATAATAATGAAACTGGAACTAAAATAAAATTTCATCCAGATTTTACAGTTATGGAACATAACGAATTCGATAAAGATGCAATCATAGATCATGCTAAACAAATCGCATATTTGAATAAAGGATTGAAAATAACTTTAATTGATGAAAGATATGATGTAAAACAATCTTTTTGCTTCGAAGGTGGAATTATTGATTATGTCAAAGAACTTAATAAAGGACAAAAATTAATTCATAGCGAAGTTATTTATGCAGAAGGCGAATATTCTCATGGTGAAGATGCACCTGTGCAAGTAGAAGTAGCTTTACAGTATAACGAAAGAGTTACGGGAAATGTTGTATCTTATGCTAACAATATAATAACTATTGAAGGTGGAAACCATGAGAGAGGTTTTTATGATGCTCTTGTAAGACTGATAAATAATTATGGAATTGATGCTGGATTAATAAAAAAAGAAGAAGACAAAATCAATAGTGAAGATGCTAAAGAAGGAATTGTTGCAATTATTTCGATTAAACATACCAATCCAATTTTTGAAGGACAAACAAAAGGTAAATTAGGAAATAAAGACGCAAGAATAGCTGTAAACAAGGTTCTTTCTGATTCTTTAGAAAGATTTTTAAATGAAAACCCTAACGAAGCTAAATTAATTGTTCTTAAAGCTTTATCAGCCAAAAAATCACGTTTAGCTGGTCAAATGGCAAGAGATGCTGCTAGAAAAAAATCTGTTTTTGAAGGTGGATCTTTACCTGGCAAATTAGCAGATTGTACTTCTAAAAATGCGGAAATAAGTGAACTATATATTGTCGAAGGTAATTCTGCTGGCGGATCTGCTAAAATGGGAAGAGATAGATTAACTCAAGCTATTTTGCCTTTAAGAGGTAAAGTAATAAACGCAGAAAAAAATCAAGCTAGAAAAGTATTTGCTAATGAAGAAATTCAATCTTTAATCACCGCTTTAGGAACAGGCATTAGCGAAGAATTCAATATTAATAAGTTAAGATATCATAAAATAATTATCATGACTGATGCCGATGTAGATGGCGCACATATTAGAACTTTACTTTTGACTTTTTTCTATCGTTATTTTCGTGAATTGATTGAATATGGTTTCATTTATATTGCTCAACCTCCCCTTTATAAAATTCAACAAAATAAAAATGTTTCATACGCATATAACGATAAGGAAAAAGAAGAAATTATTAACTCTCTAAATCCTAACATTAAAATAAATATTCAAAGATATAAAGGATTAGGAGAAATGGACCCTGATCAACTTTGGGAAACTACAATGAATCCCGAAACTAGATTAATGTTACAAGTTCAAATTGAAGATGCTGCCAAAGCAGATTGAATTTTTACTACTTTAATGGGTGATGAAGTTGCTCCTAGAAGAGAATTTATTGAAGAAAATGCTAAGTATGTAAAAAATATTGACTTCTAA
- a CDS encoding DUF2179 domain-containing protein, translating into MTLNDEKENFKTIDQKVNSDETSVEENADGSMFDIFTNEPDSPIQQIIKKKNTKYRYTKLSNFVLKFSRFYAPMPIYKIALFTAFFAIIFGVVGIFFVKNPGIYNFGLAAIGQAISRLTNVLLRSNPEITVTIYNIIDQALFWILYLILSIPIFWFGLKKVGKTYTWLTLEFLVISSLVSFALGQIPNIGNVNIFGDFTTASLSDNFKNAIAQDLWYGKTLIWQLIPLQWNDGGAIVAQIIFAVVYGIILAFFFAIIAIMGGGAGVTGIIGEYMSTVKHKNFGTINSYINIVIMIISVLIGTYIAGSLVLNDLSKLVDNYNKNGLNSLPENIRNAFSSSNLDGLTKLAKNEWNTTLYFSPNMISTFICNFVFAAALNSLFPRYKVIQLKIFSPHMSAIRKVIVEDKKTINSFTISKGIGGYSGHEMKVLTAITLYKQVPRLIKKIRQIDQNSLITINNIAAVDGNIYIPESKF; encoded by the coding sequence ATGACACTTAATGACGAAAAAGAAAATTTTAAAACAATAGATCAAAAAGTAAATTCTGATGAAACTAGTGTGGAAGAAAATGCAGATGGATCAATGTTTGATATTTTTACTAACGAACCAGATTCTCCAATTCAACAAATAATAAAGAAGAAAAATACTAAATATAGATATACAAAGCTTTCAAATTTCGTTTTAAAATTCTCGCGTTTTTACGCACCAATGCCTATATATAAAATTGCATTATTTACAGCCTTTTTTGCGATTATTTTTGGTGTTGTAGGTATTTTCTTTGTTAAAAATCCTGGAATTTATAATTTTGGTTTAGCAGCAATTGGACAAGCTATTTCAAGATTAACTAATGTCTTATTAAGATCAAATCCTGAAATTACAGTAACTATCTATAACATTATTGATCAAGCTTTATTCTGAATTCTTTACTTAATTTTAAGTATTCCAATTTTTTGATTCGGTCTTAAAAAAGTAGGTAAAACTTATACTTGATTAACTTTAGAATTTCTTGTAATAAGCAGTTTAGTTTCGTTTGCTTTAGGTCAAATTCCTAATATTGGAAATGTAAATATTTTCGGCGATTTCACCACAGCCTCATTATCAGATAATTTTAAAAACGCTATTGCTCAAGATTTATGATATGGGAAAACATTAATTTGACAGTTAATACCGTTACAATGAAATGACGGAGGAGCAATAGTTGCACAAATTATTTTTGCTGTTGTTTATGGAATCATTCTTGCTTTCTTTTTCGCAATAATTGCTATTATGGGAGGAGGAGCAGGAGTAACGGGAATTATAGGCGAATATATGTCTACAGTTAAACATAAAAACTTTGGAACTATAAATTCATACATCAATATAGTTATCATGATAATTTCGGTTTTAATAGGTACTTATATTGCTGGTAGTCTTGTTTTAAACGATTTAAGTAAATTAGTTGACAATTACAATAAAAATGGATTAAATTCTCTTCCTGAAAATATTAGAAATGCTTTTAGCTCTAGCAATTTAGACGGTTTAACTAAATTAGCTAAAAACGAATGAAATACTACTTTATATTTTTCTCCAAACATGATTTCAACTTTTATTTGTAACTTTGTTTTTGCTGCGGCTCTTAATTCGTTGTTCCCAAGATATAAAGTTATTCAACTCAAAATATTTTCTCCTCATATGAGCGCTATTAGAAAAGTTATTGTTGAGGATAAAAAAACTATCAATAGTTTTACAATTAGTAAAGGTATTGGTGGATATTCAGGTCACGAAATGAAAGTGTTAACCGCTATTACCTTATATAAACAAGTTCCTCGTTTGATTAAAAAAATTAGACAAATTGATCAAAATTCTTTAATTACAATAAATAATATTGCTGCTGTCGATGGTAATATTTATATTCCTGAAAGCAAGTTTTAA
- a CDS encoding alpha/beta fold hydrolase, which produces MVRVNFYKIKIPLVFINNKSDTTMLFIHGINSSSDIFKPLWLGIKKFNIICINMPGNKYYLEQKGIISFDYWIKSVNFLIKKIRSKNLIIFAHSMGGAIANFLTYDKKNTKLILLNPLHPFIDKSFSYSLLEKIYKPSNLVNKFIGNAVDNLTDRFKKFERLNRNFSKSSIYSKLIEECVLDKNFLDKLNLEYLKNKSKMLLLISEKDYVINTNNLLTFALDNKINYKIVGIGHSPIAEFSSEIINIINNNFQARIKKIMLFSPLKLSKKEK; this is translated from the coding sequence ATGGTCCGGGTTAATTTCTACAAAATTAAAATTCCATTAGTTTTTATCAACAATAAAAGCGATACAACAATGCTTTTTATTCACGGAATAAATTCCTCTAGCGATATATTTAAACCGCTTTGATTAGGGATAAAAAAATTTAACATAATATGTATTAATATGCCTGGTAATAAGTATTATTTGGAACAAAAAGGAATTATTTCTTTCGATTATTGAATAAAATCAGTTAACTTCTTAATAAAGAAAATTCGCTCAAAAAATTTAATTATTTTTGCTCATTCTATGGGAGGAGCAATAGCTAATTTTTTAACCTATGATAAAAAAAATACAAAATTAATTTTATTGAATCCTTTGCACCCATTTATTGATAAATCTTTTAGTTATTCGTTATTAGAAAAAATTTATAAACCAAGTAATTTAGTTAATAAATTTATAGGAAATGCTGTTGATAATTTAACTGACAGATTCAAAAAATTTGAAAGACTTAATAGAAATTTTTCTAAGTCAAGTATATATAGCAAATTAATCGAAGAGTGTGTCCTTGATAAAAATTTTTTAGATAAACTTAATCTAGAATATTTAAAAAACAAGAGCAAAATGCTTCTATTAATTAGCGAAAAAGATTATGTTATAAATACTAATAATCTTTTAACTTTTGCTTTAGACAATAAGATAAATTACAAAATAGTTGGAATAGGTCATTCTCCAATAGCTGAATTTTCTAGTGAAATAATTAATATAATTAACAATAATTTTCAAGCAAGAATAAAAAAGATTATGCTTTTTTCGCCTTTAAAACTTTCAAAGAAAGAAAAATAA
- a CDS encoding HpyAIV family type II restriction enzyme: MKYEEFENEIKLKLNNKIGPRLLLKIINSPYRYYSLLNPFDFKIKLKQSFLRTQENDYFKYINQLIDLFFAQKGYQQSENLFLVKNDNKEFLEEENNQEEYVKIRFNHSYLSEEEIIFIWQRKRDDLSIKKADELFENCIKQISLLIDKFKDKKIKFYLWFMEDNFVQNKFIFNELCDKKAQLGNNVKFNVFYGSELFKEFADEEFWISMEINQTKFKLNNQNLFNELPNLDTDPETYEFMLTLSNSAWEKLISQEKIYIEIRKQLFDLHNPDSNFFKVLKERKID; encoded by the coding sequence ATGAAATACGAAGAATTCGAAAATGAAATTAAATTGAAATTAAATAATAAAATTGGTCCTCGGCTATTATTAAAAATTATTAATTCTCCATATAGATATTATTCTCTATTAAATCCATTCGATTTTAAGATTAAGTTAAAACAATCTTTTTTGAGAACTCAAGAAAATGACTATTTCAAATATATTAATCAATTAATTGATTTATTTTTTGCTCAAAAAGGTTATCAACAAAGCGAAAATTTATTCCTAGTTAAAAATGATAATAAAGAATTTTTAGAAGAAGAAAATAATCAAGAAGAATATGTAAAAATAAGGTTTAATCATTCGTATTTAAGTGAAGAAGAAATAATTTTTATATGGCAAAGAAAAAGAGATGATTTATCAATAAAAAAAGCAGATGAATTATTTGAAAATTGTATTAAACAAATTAGCTTGTTAATAGATAAATTTAAAGATAAAAAGATTAAATTCTATCTCTGATTTATGGAAGATAATTTCGTACAAAATAAATTCATTTTTAACGAATTATGCGATAAAAAAGCGCAATTAGGAAACAATGTTAAGTTCAATGTTTTTTATGGTTCAGAACTTTTTAAAGAATTTGCTGATGAAGAATTTTGAATTTCTATGGAAATAAATCAAACTAAATTTAAATTAAATAATCAAAATTTATTTAATGAATTACCAAATTTAGATACAGATCCAGAAACTTATGAATTTATGCTTACTTTAAGTAATTCAGCATGAGAAAAATTAATATCTCAAGAAAAAATTTATATAGAAATTAGAAAGCAACTTTTTGATTTGCACAATCCTGATTCTAATTTTTTTAAAGTATTAAAAGAAAGAAAAATCGATTAA
- a CDS encoding YebC/PmpR family DNA-binding transcriptional regulator: protein MAGHSKWANIKHRKGAQDAARGKIFQKLFKEIYVAATAPAGADPEINPTLKLAISKAKSKNMPKANIERALAKAKGEGKDGAKYLETLFNATITGGATFLIKTLSDNMNRTKSSMTMYFNRQNAVLGKTGQVPFQFDHKGVLEISKDLIDEESLTMVALDNGADDFEITEESYVITTTPENFSQCKIAIEEGLGISDFIQCEVTYLPNSIVKFDEEKTKKLIEFIAQLEDDDDVQEVFHNIDLEIE, encoded by the coding sequence ATGGCTGGACATTCAAAATGAGCAAATATTAAACATCGTAAGGGCGCTCAAGATGCTGCAAGGGGGAAAATTTTTCAAAAATTATTCAAAGAAATATATGTAGCAGCAACAGCTCCTGCAGGAGCAGATCCTGAAATTAATCCAACTTTAAAGCTTGCTATTTCTAAAGCAAAAAGTAAAAATATGCCAAAAGCAAATATAGAAAGAGCATTAGCAAAAGCAAAAGGAGAAGGCAAAGACGGAGCAAAGTATTTAGAAACATTATTTAATGCCACAATTACAGGTGGGGCTACATTCTTAATTAAAACTTTAAGTGACAACATGAATAGAACTAAATCTTCTATGACTATGTATTTTAATCGTCAAAATGCTGTTTTAGGTAAAACTGGACAAGTTCCTTTTCAATTTGATCACAAAGGAGTTTTAGAAATTTCTAAAGACTTAATTGATGAAGAAAGCCTAACAATGGTTGCTTTAGATAATGGAGCAGATGATTTTGAAATTACCGAAGAAAGTTATGTTATAACCACTACGCCTGAAAATTTTAGTCAATGTAAAATTGCAATTGAAGAAGGCTTAGGAATTAGCGATTTTATTCAATGTGAAGTTACTTATTTACCTAATTCTATAGTCAAATTTGATGAAGAAAAAACCAAAAAACTTATTGAATTTATAGCGCAATTAGAAGATGACGATGATGTTCAGGAAGTGTTTCACAATATTGATTTAGAAATAGAATAA
- a CDS encoding ZIP family metal transporter has translation MSNFKNAIFNLVERLKSAHGNLLDIWNAESETHLAQFYITLLGFIVFLIIPLLICLILPFVKKKQLSKKASVILYAFSTGFFIAMAVFGFLREALEVSTTKINVPSIAATYGWNILLVGGGVIVGIVLAFSLRQLVRYIYSLKSIKNDPKAVALIHFHTIEHSNDSQTHHNHDIAPSHSTENNHLETNQKTKASNKVVALLLLLTHRIPSGLFIGYSLNSFAGFSIGTSSTLGFAFLVSFILHIIPEILIFYFRQREMSYSPWKASLWSIASLLIFLPLLLIGMYFGSYINYYPQIMAFANALIGGVFIFTAIVEFLPEFYHSHHDKKIFSKVLLTFFLGFITCIIILSFHSHGG, from the coding sequence ATGTCCAATTTTAAAAATGCGATTTTTAATTTAGTTGAGAGATTAAAAAGTGCGCATGGTAATTTATTAGATATATGAAATGCGGAAAGTGAAACACATTTAGCACAGTTTTATATTACTTTATTAGGATTTATTGTATTTTTAATAATACCTTTATTAATCTGTTTAATATTACCTTTTGTCAAAAAGAAGCAATTAAGCAAAAAAGCTAGTGTAATTTTATATGCCTTTTCTACTGGTTTTTTTATTGCTATGGCCGTTTTTGGGTTTTTACGAGAAGCTTTAGAAGTAAGCACTACTAAAATAAATGTGCCCTCTATTGCAGCAACTTATGGTTGAAATATTTTGCTAGTAGGTGGAGGAGTGATAGTAGGAATAGTACTTGCTTTTTCGTTAAGGCAGTTAGTTCGTTATATATATTCTTTAAAATCAATTAAAAATGATCCAAAAGCAGTAGCTTTAATTCATTTTCATACTATTGAGCATAGTAATGATTCTCAAACTCATCATAATCACGATATTGCACCTAGTCATAGTACAGAAAATAATCATTTAGAAACTAATCAAAAAACAAAAGCTTCCAATAAAGTAGTCGCTTTATTATTATTACTAACACATAGAATTCCTTCTGGTTTATTTATTGGTTATAGTTTAAATAGTTTTGCTGGATTTTCTATAGGAACATCTAGTACACTTGGTTTTGCATTTTTAGTTAGTTTTATTTTGCACATAATTCCTGAAATTTTAATATTTTATTTTAGACAAAGAGAAATGAGCTATTCGCCTTGAAAAGCCTCTCTATGATCAATTGCTTCTTTATTAATTTTTTTACCTTTATTACTTATTGGTATGTATTTTGGAAGCTATATTAACTACTATCCACAAATTATGGCATTTGCTAATGCTTTAATTGGAGGAGTATTTATCTTTACAGCAATAGTAGAATTCTTACCCGAATTTTATCATTCTCATCATGATAAAAAAATCTTTAGTAAGGTTTTATTAACCTTTTTCTTAGGATTTATAACGTGTATAATTATTCTTTCTTTTCACAGCCATGGTGGATAA
- the dnaK gene encoding molecular chaperone DnaK has product MAKEIILGIDLGTTNSVVSVVENTKPIVLENLNGKRTTPSVVSFKNGEIIVGENAKKQIETNPDTIASIKRLMGTNKTVKANNKEYKPEEISAMILEYLKKYAEQKIGHEVKKAVITVPAYFDNAQREATKIAGKIAGLDVLRIINEPTAAALAFGIDKTDKEKKVLVFDLGGGTFDVSVLELAGGTFEVLSTSGDNHLGGDDWDHKIVEWLVKKIKEDHNVDVKNDKMAMARLKEAAEKAKIDLSSSVTANISLPFLLFTNGQPINVETELKRSEFEKMTADLLERCKKPIENALSDAKLTSSNIDDVLMVGGSSRMPAVQELVEKITGKKPNHSVNPDEVVALGAAIQGGVLAGDINDVLLVDVTPLTLGIETAGGIATPLIQRNTRIPITKSQIFTTFADNQTSVTIQVVQGERPLAKDNKLLGVFNLDGIEAAPRGVPQIEVSFKIDANGITTVTAKDVKTNKEQSITIKNSTKLSDEEIERMVKEAEENREADAKKTADIEILVKAESLVARFESSLNENKDKMNEEQIKQAQEEIDKLNDLIKEKKYDELREQISKFEAAFEQISKIYEQQNNNSTNEENKDFKEEK; this is encoded by the coding sequence ATGGCAAAAGAAATTATTTTAGGTATTGACTTAGGAACAACAAATTCTGTTGTTTCAGTAGTCGAAAATACAAAACCAATCGTATTAGAAAATCTTAATGGTAAAAGAACCACCCCTTCAGTAGTAAGTTTTAAAAACGGCGAAATTATTGTTGGTGAAAATGCTAAAAAACAAATAGAAACTAATCCTGACACAATTGCTTCTATCAAAAGATTAATGGGTACTAATAAAACCGTAAAAGCAAATAATAAGGAATATAAACCAGAAGAAATTTCAGCAATGATATTAGAATATCTTAAAAAATATGCTGAACAAAAAATTGGCCATGAAGTAAAAAAGGCTGTTATTACAGTTCCTGCTTATTTCGATAATGCTCAACGTGAAGCTACTAAAATAGCCGGAAAAATAGCAGGATTAGATGTTTTAAGAATTATTAACGAACCTACTGCAGCTGCTCTTGCTTTTGGCATCGATAAAACAGATAAAGAGAAAAAAGTATTAGTTTTTGACCTTGGTGGTGGAACTTTTGATGTTTCAGTTTTAGAATTAGCTGGTGGAACTTTTGAAGTATTATCAACTTCTGGAGATAATCACTTAGGTGGAGATGATTGAGATCATAAAATTGTTGAATGGTTAGTAAAGAAAATTAAAGAAGATCACAACGTTGATGTTAAAAACGATAAAATGGCTATGGCCCGTTTAAAAGAAGCAGCAGAAAAAGCTAAAATTGATTTGTCTTCATCAGTTACAGCAAACATATCGCTTCCTTTCCTTTTATTTACTAATGGACAACCAATTAATGTTGAAACAGAATTAAAACGTAGCGAATTTGAAAAAATGACTGCTGATTTACTAGAAAGATGCAAAAAACCTATCGAAAATGCTCTAAGCGATGCCAAATTAACATCTAGTAATATAGATGATGTTTTAATGGTAGGTGGTTCAAGCAGAATGCCTGCTGTACAAGAATTAGTTGAAAAAATTACAGGCAAAAAACCTAATCATTCAGTTAACCCAGATGAAGTTGTTGCTTTAGGTGCTGCTATTCAAGGTGGAGTTTTAGCGGGTGATATCAATGATGTTCTTTTAGTCGACGTAACTCCTTTAACCTTAGGAATTGAAACAGCGGGTGGAATAGCTACTCCTCTTATTCAAAGAAATACTAGAATTCCTATTACAAAAAGCCAAATTTTCACAACATTTGCTGACAATCAAACATCAGTAACTATTCAAGTTGTACAAGGTGAAAGACCCCTTGCAAAAGATAATAAACTTCTAGGAGTATTCAATTTAGATGGAATTGAAGCAGCACCTAGAGGAGTTCCTCAAATTGAAGTAAGCTTTAAAATAGATGCAAATGGAATTACTACAGTAACTGCTAAAGATGTTAAAACTAACAAAGAACAAAGTATTACCATTAAAAATTCAACTAAATTAAGCGATGAAGAAATTGAAAGAATGGTTAAAGAAGCAGAAGAAAATAGAGAAGCTGATGCCAAAAAAACTGCTGACATTGAAATTTTAGTTAAAGCAGAATCATTAGTAGCTAGATTTGAAAGTTCACTAAATGAAAATAAAGATAAAATGAACGAAGAACAAATTAAACAAGCTCAAGAAGAAATAGACAAACTAAATGATTTAATAAAAGAAAAGAAATATGATGAATTAAGAGAACAAATTTCTAAATTTGAAGCGGCTTTTGAGCAAATTTCGAAAATATACGAACAACAAAATAATAATTCTACAAATGAAGAAAACAAAGATTTTAAAGAAGAAAAATAA
- the fmt gene encoding methionyl-tRNA formyltransferase translates to MLKIVLAGTPKFAVPIFEEIIKNFNVLAIISQPDKPSIRGHKILPTATKSLAEKYNIKCFQPNKIADIENELKSLGYDYLITAAFGQYIPTKILNIAKKMNLNVHGSLLPKYRGASPIQYSLLNGEKETGISLMEMVKEMDAGDIFAKLTYKIEEYDTADILFEKLSILSSKKIVKWIKDLDNNLLTREKQDSNLITLAPKLNKEDAFLNSNLKKQEALNKIKAFSSNPGCYLFLNNRRLKIFLATDKEVKNTIKIDFEDGPIYLLDYQFESKKRIKLI, encoded by the coding sequence ATGCTTAAAATTGTCTTAGCAGGAACTCCTAAATTTGCTGTTCCAATTTTTGAAGAAATTATTAAAAATTTTAATGTTTTAGCAATTATTTCGCAACCAGATAAACCTTCTATTAGAGGACATAAAATTTTACCTACCGCTACTAAATCATTAGCAGAAAAATATAATATTAAATGTTTTCAACCAAATAAAATTGCTGATATCGAAAATGAATTAAAATCTCTTGGATATGATTATTTAATAACTGCTGCATTTGGACAATATATACCAACTAAAATACTTAATATTGCAAAAAAAATGAATCTCAATGTTCATGGTTCTTTACTTCCTAAATATAGAGGAGCATCACCAATACAATACTCATTATTAAATGGCGAAAAAGAAACAGGCATTTCTTTAATGGAGATGGTTAAAGAAATGGATGCTGGTGATATATTTGCAAAATTGACTTATAAAATAGAAGAATATGATACTGCTGATATTCTTTTTGAAAAATTAAGCATATTAAGTTCAAAAAAAATTGTAAAGTGAATAAAAGACTTAGACAATAATTTATTAACCAGAGAAAAACAAGATTCAAATTTAATTACTTTAGCTCCTAAATTGAATAAAGAAGATGCTTTTTTGAATTCCAATTTAAAAAAGCAAGAAGCACTTAATAAAATTAAAGCTTTTTCATCTAATCCGGGCTGCTATTTATTCCTAAATAATAGAAGATTAAAAATATTTTTAGCAACTGATAAAGAAGTAAAAAATACTATAAAGATAGATTTTGAAGATGGTCCCATATATTTATTAGATTATCAATTTGAAAGTAAAAAAAGAATTAAACTCATTTAG